CGAGCCCAGGTCGTCGAAATGGCGGGCGCCACGGCCGTAGGCCACGGCGGCGTGGGTGGCGAGCTGGCCGGTGGTCCACAGCGCGTCGAGCCCGCGCTCGCGGGCATAGGCGCCCACCTCCTCGTGGAAGGCCGGGCCCTGCGACCCCACCTCGCCCATGTCGCCCAGCACCAGCCAGCGCGGGCCGGGCAGCTCGGCCAGCACGTCGATGGCGGCGCGCACCGAGTCGGGGTTGGCGTTGTAGCTGTCGTCGACCAGCGCATAGGGCTGGCCCCGCCGGTCGACGGCGCCGTGCAGCTGAGAACGGCCCTTGACCGGACGGAAGGCGCCCAGGCCCTTCAGCACCGCGTCCAAAGGCGCACCGGCGGCCAGCGCGCAGGCGGCGGCGGCCAGCGCGTTCTTCACGTTGTGGCGGCCGGCGATGGCCAGTCGGGCGGTGCCGTCGCCGGCCGGCGTGCGCAACTGCAGCGACCACGCGCCGTCCTCGAAGTGGGCGTCGCCGCGCACCGCCGCGCGGGCGTCGAGGCCGAGCGCGAAGTCCATCACCCGGCGCTGGCCGGCCAGCCCGCGCCACAGCGGCGCGTAGGCATCGTCGGCGGGGAACACTGCCACGCCGGCGTCGCCCAGTTCGGTGATGGCGCGGCCGTTCTCGTGCGCCACCGCCTCGACGCTGGCCATGAACTCCTGGTGCTCGCGCTGGGCGTTGTTGACCAGCGCCACCGTGGGCTGCGCCAGTTCGGCCAGGCGGGCGATCTCGCCGGGGTGGTTCATGCCCAGCTCGACCACCGCCGCCCGGTGCGTCGGCCGCAGGCCCAGCAGGGTGAGCGGCACGCCGATGTGGTTGTTGAGGTTGCCGTGGGTGGCGTGCGCCCGATCGCCCAGCCAGGCGTCGAGGATGGCGGCCACCATCTGGGTGACGGTGGTCTTGCCGTTGCTGCCGGTGACGGCGACGAGCTGCAGCGCGAAGCGCTGGCGCCAGGCGCCGGCCAGTTCCTGCAGCGCGGCCAGGCTGTCGGGCACCTGCAGCCCGGGGAGGCCGGCCTCCGCGAGGCCGCGTTCGGCGATGGCGGCCACCGCGCCGGCCGCCTTCGCCTGCGGCAGGAAGTCGTGGGCGTCGAAGCGCTCGCCCTTCAGCGCCACGAACAGGTCGCCGGGCCGCAGGTTGCGGGTGTCGGTGTGCACGCGGGTGAAGGCGACGCCGGGGTCGCCGACCAGTTCCGCGTCGTCGACGAGCATGGCCGCGCCCATCAGCGTCGACATCGGCATGGCCATCGGCACAGGGGCCGGCGTCGCGCGCGCCCGCAGCGCGGTCTCGGCCTGCTCGACGTCGGAGAAGTGCCGGCGCTCGCCGCGCACCTCCTGGTGGTCCTCATGGCCCTTGCCGGCGATCAGCACCACGTCGCGCGCGTCGGCCTGGCCGATGGCCTGGTGGATGGCGCCGGCGCGGTCCTCGATCACCGTGGCCGCATCCGGCCGCGCCAGCCCGGCCACCATCTGCGCCAGGATCTGCGCCGGCGGCTCGTCGCGCGGGTTGTCGCTGGTCAGCAGCAGGCGGTCGGCCAGGGCCTCGCCGATGGCGGCCATGCGCGGCCGCTTCGCCGCGTCGCGGTTGCCGCCGCAGCCGACCACGCAGACCAGCCGGCCGCCTCGCGAGGCGGCCAGCGGCTGCAGCGCCCGCAGCACCTTGTCGAGCGCGTCGGGCGTGTGGGCGTAGTCGACGACCACTTCCGGCTGGCCTTCATGCGAGACCCGCTGCAGGCGTCCGGGCACGGGCGTCAGCTGCGGCACGACGGACACCGCGTCGTCCAGCGACACGCCCAGCGCCCGCAGGCCGCCGATCACCACCAGCAGGTTGTGCACGTTGTAGTCGCCGACGAGCCGGCTCTTCACCGCGACGCTGCGGCCGCCCTCGGTCAGCTCGAAGGCCAGGCCGCCGTCCTCGTAGCGCAACCGTTGGGCACACAGCCGCGCCGGCTGGCCCACCGCGCAGGTCCACAGGTCGAGGCCCGCGCCTTCCAGTTCCAGCGCCAGCAGCGCGCCGCGCGCGTCGTCGAGGTTGACCACCGCCGCCTGCAGCCCGGGCCAGCCGAAGAGCAGCCGCTTGGCCGCCCAGTAGCCGTCCATGCCGCCGTGGTAGTCGAGGTGGTCCTGGGTGAAGTTGGTGAACAGCGCGACGGCGATGCGGGTGCCGGTCAGCCGCTGTTCGACCAGGCCGATCGACGAGGCCTCGATGGCGCAGGCCGAGAAGCCGGCATCGGCGAAGTGCCTGAGGGCGGCCTGCAGCCGCACCGGGTCGGGCGTGGTCAGGCCGGTGGACTCGACGGTCGAGGCGCGATCGCCGAGCGGCGGCTCCCCGATCCCGAGCGTGCCCACCACGCCGCAGCGCCGGCCCAGCGCGGTCAGCGCCTGCGCGGTCCACCAGGCGGTGCTGGTCTTGCCATTGGTGCCGGTGGTGGCGACCACCTGCAGCCGCTCGCTCGGCCGGCCGTAGAAGGCCGCCGCCAGGGGGCCCGTCGCCGCCTTCAGCGACGGCAGCGCCGCCACCCGCGCGTCGGCGAAGCCGAAGGCCTCCACGCCCTCGGCCTCGACCAGGCAGGTGGTGGCGCCGGCGTCCAGCGCCGCCGCCACGAAGCGCCGGCCGTCGGT
The sequence above is a segment of the Aquabacterium sp. J223 genome. Coding sequences within it:
- the murF gene encoding bifunctional UDP-N-acetylmuramoyl-L-alanyl-D-glutamate--2,6-diaminopimelate ligase MurE/UDP-N-acetylmuramoyl-tripeptide--D-alanyl-D-alanine ligase MurF gives rise to the protein MALTHLTSPQAAARWLTERVGGELRTDSRQVRPGDGFIAWPGYATDGRRFVAAALDAGATTCLVEAEGVEAFGFADARVAALPSLKAATGPLAAAFYGRPSERLQVVATTGTNGKTSTAWWTAQALTALGRRCGVVGTLGIGEPPLGDRASTVESTGLTTPDPVRLQAALRHFADAGFSACAIEASSIGLVEQRLTGTRIAVALFTNFTQDHLDYHGGMDGYWAAKRLLFGWPGLQAAVVNLDDARGALLALELEGAGLDLWTCAVGQPARLCAQRLRYEDGGLAFELTEGGRSVAVKSRLVGDYNVHNLLVVIGGLRALGVSLDDAVSVVPQLTPVPGRLQRVSHEGQPEVVVDYAHTPDALDKVLRALQPLAASRGGRLVCVVGCGGNRDAAKRPRMAAIGEALADRLLLTSDNPRDEPPAQILAQMVAGLARPDAATVIEDRAGAIHQAIGQADARDVVLIAGKGHEDHQEVRGERRHFSDVEQAETALRARATPAPVPMAMPMSTLMGAAMLVDDAELVGDPGVAFTRVHTDTRNLRPGDLFVALKGERFDAHDFLPQAKAAGAVAAIAERGLAEAGLPGLQVPDSLAALQELAGAWRQRFALQLVAVTGSNGKTTVTQMVAAILDAWLGDRAHATHGNLNNHIGVPLTLLGLRPTHRAAVVELGMNHPGEIARLAELAQPTVALVNNAQREHQEFMASVEAVAHENGRAITELGDAGVAVFPADDAYAPLWRGLAGQRRVMDFALGLDARAAVRGDAHFEDGAWSLQLRTPAGDGTARLAIAGRHNVKNALAAAACALAAGAPLDAVLKGLGAFRPVKGRSQLHGAVDRRGQPYALVDDSYNANPDSVRAAIDVLAELPGPRWLVLGDMGEVGSQGPAFHEEVGAYARERGLDALWTTGQLATHAAVAYGRGARHFDDLGSLLVALAEAPACQAALVKGSRFMRMEQVVQALLTPPPAPPAMLPEEND